Sequence from the bacterium BMS3Abin14 genome:
GCAATGGTGGGGCCCGATGGCCGTTGCGGTGATCTTCGGCCTGACGGTAGCCACTCTCCTGACCCTGGTGGTGGTTCCGGTTCTCTATTCCCTGAACGAGACAGTGACCCTTCGAAGCCTTATTCCAGGCCCGTTCCGCCGTAACACGGACGCGGGGGACCTTTAGTCGTTCGCCGGATGGTGTCAGAGCACCTTGCATCATTGTTGAAAACAACCATACCTTATGATAAGTCTGGTATTGTGTAATCCGAAAATCCGGCAGCAGATTGGAAAAAGGGGGATAATATTTTGAATAACCGGTCCTTTGGCCTGAAAATCAAGGATCTGGGGGGCGGATCACCGCGTGTGCTTGTAGTCGACGACGATCACCTTCTCAATACAATCATCAGAAATGCGCTGGCGGATAAGAAGGTCAATGTAGACCAGGCTGAGGACGGCGTGCAGGCCACCCTCCTTCTGGAAAACAACAAGTATGATCTGGTCCTCTGCGACATTGTAATGCCCGGTGTGGACGGATTGAAAATCCTCCATTTCGTCCGGGAGAGGGATCCGGAACTGCCGTTCATCATGGTAACCTCTCAATCCGACATGAAAAGCGTCCTGAAAGCCATTCGGCTGGGGATCTCGGATTACATCACCAAACCGTTCGATGTCCAGGAATTAGGCTGGCGGGTTGAGAAGGCTCTCGATAGATCGAGGTTGTTGAGGATGGAGCGGAACTATAAAAAGAATCTCGAACAGATGCTTGTGCAGCAGGCTGAAGAAAATCGGCGGTTGTTTTTTGAGGCTGTTGAATCCCTGGTCAACACGCTGGAAGCCAAAGATGTGTACACCAAAGGACACTCCATAAGGGTTACCCGATACGCGATGGGGTTTGTTAAACATATCGGCCTGCCATTCGAAGAGGCGACCAATGTTCAGGTTGCAGCCCGTCTTCACGACATTGGAAAAATATCCATCGACGATGCCATACTCAACAAACAGGGGAAGCTCACCGTTGAGGAGTACGAA
This genomic interval carries:
- the rpfG_10 gene encoding cyclic di-GMP phosphodiesterase response regulator RpfG, coding for MNNRSFGLKIKDLGGGSPRVLVVDDDHLLNTIIRNALADKKVNVDQAEDGVQATLLLENNKYDLVLCDIVMPGVDGLKILHFVRERDPELPFIMVTSQSDMKSVLKAIRLGISDYITKPFDVQELGWRVEKALDRSRLLRMERNYKKNLEQMLVQQAEENRRLFFEAVESLVNTLEAKDVYTKGHSIRVTRYAMGFVKHIGLPFEEATNVQVAARLHDIGKISIDDAILNKQGKLTVEEYEEIKKHPETSCSILKPIIDDETLEIIMHHHERWDGNGYPGGLAGEKIPFGARVLCLADAFDAISSERSYKAALPFEESIAEIKSGSGAYFSPDLVYGFVESLRKNRKLYGFG